In one window of Desulfonatronospira thiodismutans ASO3-1 DNA:
- the mltA gene encoding murein transglycosylase A, protein MPVFRKARDLFTGWLAGYPCWAVIPAFLVLFLWGCAPEEPVLEPEPVDIPPLFAPVDGREVVGIVQKDLQEQGLDSWEDLAPALEKSLDYVRTRDGDQKAVCQPELCLTWSDIKETLELFIQLLPDIDRNPELLKHYFDFYAVNPDVLLTGYYEPELKASREKHDDFRHPVYGRPDNLKSVDLGQFHPRWKDQRLYYRLENGEIKPYYSRGEIELEDALAGRDLEIAWVKDPIDLFFLHIQGSGRLKYPGGDYKHVLYADRNGHQYVALGRVLVDLGFLEQDEVSMQSIRAVLQENPDIKHELMAKNPSYIFFHLDDQGPRGSTGQILTPWVSVASDPEVIPWGSVMIMDAELPEYQGQKTHIQGPVTAQDTGGAIRGRHLDFFCGFGERAEYIAGKMSDRADIFFMVRKYGKN, encoded by the coding sequence ATGCCAGTTTTTAGAAAAGCGCGGGATTTATTCACAGGCTGGCTTGCAGGATATCCTTGCTGGGCGGTGATCCCGGCCTTCCTGGTGCTTTTTCTCTGGGGGTGCGCCCCGGAAGAGCCCGTTCTGGAACCCGAGCCGGTGGATATTCCACCCCTGTTTGCACCGGTGGACGGCCGGGAAGTCGTGGGGATTGTGCAGAAAGACCTTCAGGAACAGGGCCTTGACAGCTGGGAAGACCTGGCTCCGGCCCTGGAAAAGAGCCTTGATTACGTCAGGACCAGGGACGGCGACCAAAAGGCGGTTTGCCAGCCGGAGCTTTGCCTGACCTGGTCGGATATAAAAGAAACCCTGGAACTTTTTATCCAGCTTTTGCCGGATATTGACCGCAACCCTGAACTGCTTAAACATTATTTTGATTTTTACGCGGTAAACCCTGACGTGCTTCTCACCGGCTATTACGAGCCAGAGCTTAAGGCTTCCAGGGAGAAACATGATGATTTCAGGCATCCGGTTTATGGCAGGCCGGACAACCTGAAAAGTGTTGATCTGGGCCAGTTTCACCCCCGCTGGAAAGATCAGAGGCTTTATTACAGGCTGGAGAACGGCGAAATAAAGCCCTATTACAGCAGGGGGGAGATAGAACTGGAAGACGCCCTGGCCGGACGCGACCTGGAGATAGCCTGGGTTAAGGATCCCATTGACCTGTTTTTTCTGCACATCCAGGGATCGGGAAGGCTTAAGTATCCAGGCGGAGATTACAAGCATGTCCTGTACGCCGATAGAAACGGCCATCAGTATGTTGCCCTGGGCAGGGTCCTGGTGGATCTTGGCTTTCTTGAGCAGGACGAGGTGAGCATGCAGTCCATACGGGCAGTACTTCAGGAAAACCCGGATATAAAGCATGAGCTCATGGCCAAAAATCCCAGTTATATATTTTTTCACCTGGATGACCAGGGCCCAAGAGGCTCCACGGGGCAGATACTTACCCCCTGGGTCAGCGTGGCCAGCGATCCGGAGGTTATTCCCTGGGGTTCTGTCATGATAATGGATGCAGAACTGCCGGAATACCAGGGTCAAAAGACCCACATCCAGGGGCCGGTAACCGCTCAGGATACTGGAGGAGCCATCCGGGGCAGACATCTGGATTTTTTCTGCGGTTTCGGGGAGAGGGCTGAATATATTGCCGGCAAGATGAGCGACAGGGCTGATATTTTTTTCATGGTTCGCAAATATGGTAAGAATTAA
- a CDS encoding ARMT1-like domain-containing protein gives MARLPHISSVSNVYYGQDPHLDAWLLHFMLENNIEHLVNPRVNASAEQLRFMVDIDEGQLFAPCTDWMFANLLQTRMSPDLKKEYLQTWKKLIFLIRNYSSDDFVKKKVLSLCKHILGKVLRSPFMIPSRLHKRMLDIFLSQNTLQDPYRERKCTYNRRALEFMHTPGFFRFISSCPSSTMSCEKIQDLRWELDLLELKRFFCLSTWDSIWQEEDFAPDQQEIEQELSRSWQDFREVMTSLFGPENVYRIKILYLPSQSGGLVYDMQVIKNLIRQGHKVTLALKEGFYYEYPTLWDCYADSVLAHLLSEASFLEESQASKNDFLKKQRENNLVVISDGSRERLNLYRTSVTFSRAWKESDLVIAKGLGNYRRLIQNSCAFTRDILCLFRDEDYEVKFEFKSKSSRVRKITEKEILAKAENIKKQMAEVRRQGQRVLFYSAIIGSIPGQTRTALRVLNTFVDYIRSRMSGTFIINPAEHFEQGMDGDDLMYMWEIVQRSGLIDVWRFQSVRDIEKSFELMGERVPPVWAGKDATFSTGCTKEMHIALDVQKKYPEMQIIGPSPEQFFRRREYGVGKFFDANIEKEPEQYASF, from the coding sequence TTGGCAAGGCTGCCGCACATTTCATCGGTTTCCAATGTATATTACGGCCAGGATCCGCACCTGGATGCCTGGCTCCTGCATTTCATGCTGGAAAACAATATCGAGCACCTGGTCAATCCCAGGGTCAACGCTTCAGCTGAACAGCTGCGGTTCATGGTGGACATCGACGAAGGCCAGCTTTTCGCTCCATGCACGGACTGGATGTTCGCCAACCTTCTGCAGACCAGGATGAGCCCGGATCTAAAAAAAGAATACCTGCAGACCTGGAAGAAGCTGATTTTTCTCATTAGAAACTATTCCAGCGACGATTTCGTCAAAAAGAAGGTCCTCTCCCTGTGCAAGCATATTCTGGGCAAGGTGCTCAGGTCGCCTTTCATGATACCTTCCAGGCTGCACAAAAGGATGCTGGATATTTTTCTCAGTCAGAACACCCTGCAGGATCCTTACCGGGAGCGCAAATGCACCTACAACCGCAGAGCTCTGGAGTTCATGCACACCCCCGGATTTTTCAGGTTTATAAGTTCCTGTCCCAGTTCCACCATGAGCTGCGAGAAGATACAGGACCTGCGCTGGGAGCTGGATCTGCTGGAACTCAAGCGTTTTTTCTGCCTGTCTACATGGGACAGCATCTGGCAAGAAGAGGATTTCGCCCCGGACCAGCAGGAGATAGAGCAGGAGCTGAGCCGAAGCTGGCAGGACTTCCGCGAGGTAATGACCAGTCTTTTCGGCCCGGAAAACGTATACCGGATCAAGATACTCTATCTCCCCAGCCAGAGCGGAGGGCTGGTCTATGATATGCAGGTGATAAAAAATCTCATCCGCCAGGGACACAAGGTGACCCTGGCCCTGAAGGAGGGATTCTACTACGAGTACCCGACTCTCTGGGATTGCTATGCAGACAGTGTGCTGGCTCATCTGCTCAGTGAAGCCAGCTTCCTGGAGGAGAGCCAGGCATCCAAAAATGATTTTCTGAAAAAACAAAGGGAAAACAACCTGGTGGTCATCTCCGACGGCAGCAGGGAGAGACTTAACCTCTACCGTACCAGTGTCACCTTCTCCCGGGCCTGGAAAGAATCTGACCTGGTGATTGCCAAGGGCCTGGGAAACTATCGCAGGCTTATCCAGAACTCTTGTGCTTTTACCCGCGATATTCTCTGCCTGTTCAGGGATGAAGATTATGAGGTGAAGTTCGAATTCAAGTCCAAAAGTTCAAGGGTGCGCAAAATTACCGAAAAGGAGATCCTGGCCAAGGCGGAAAACATCAAGAAGCAGATGGCTGAAGTCAGGAGGCAGGGGCAGAGGGTGCTGTTCTACAGCGCCATCATCGGAAGCATACCTGGACAGACCAGGACCGCCCTCAGGGTCCTCAATACCTTTGTGGACTATATTCGCAGCCGTATGTCCGGTACTTTCATCATCAATCCGGCCGAACATTTCGAGCAGGGTATGGATGGAGACGACCTGATGTACATGTGGGAGATCGTGCAGCGAAGCGGCCTCATAGATGTCTGGAGATTTCAGAGTGTGCGCGACATTGAAAAGAGCTTTGAGCTTATGGGTGAGCGTGTCCCGCCTGTCTGGGCGGGCAAGGACGCTACCTTTTCCACGGGCTGTACCAAGGAAATGCACATTGCCTTAGACGTGCAGAAAAAGTATCCGGAGATGCAGATCATCGGACCCAGCCCGGAACAGTTTTTCAGGCGCAGGGAGTACGGAGTGGGCAAGTTTTTTGACGCCAATATAGAAAAGGAACCGGAGCAGTATGCCAGTTTTTAG
- a CDS encoding NAD(+)/NADH kinase, with amino-acid sequence MESRGARNMAQEIMAWMEKRNCSSCMAAFPYEKDMEDLPWNTPDLILVLGGDGTMLSVVRTLLDWQVPFLGINLGKVGFLAEVSPLTWKEQLSMVLESGGRISRRMLLEYSIFRGGRKRDTGVAVNELVVSRGELARIISLDLESSQGALESIRADGLIVSTPTGSTAYCISAGGPLVHPEMQAMILTPVCVFLHDFKPMVMPASESILLRIGNSTQEAYLTVDGQTGFVLKPGDELRVKRYHVDLQLLMCRDEGFINKLRYKKFFIRG; translated from the coding sequence ATGGAAAGCAGAGGCGCCAGGAACATGGCCCAGGAGATCATGGCCTGGATGGAAAAAAGAAACTGCAGTTCCTGCATGGCCGCCTTTCCTTATGAAAAGGACATGGAAGACCTGCCCTGGAACACCCCTGATCTTATCCTGGTCCTGGGCGGGGATGGGACCATGCTGAGCGTGGTGCGCACCCTGCTGGACTGGCAGGTGCCCTTTCTGGGGATCAACCTGGGCAAAGTGGGGTTTCTGGCCGAGGTATCCCCCCTGACCTGGAAGGAGCAACTGAGCATGGTCCTGGAATCCGGCGGCCGGATCTCGCGCAGGATGCTGCTGGAGTACTCCATTTTCCGTGGAGGACGCAAGAGGGATACCGGGGTGGCCGTCAACGAACTGGTGGTCAGCCGGGGGGAACTGGCCAGGATAATCTCCCTGGACCTGGAGTCATCCCAGGGCGCCCTTGAATCCATACGGGCAGACGGCCTCATTGTCTCCACTCCCACAGGCTCCACAGCTTACTGTATCTCCGCCGGAGGCCCCCTGGTCCACCCGGAAATGCAGGCAATGATCCTGACCCCGGTATGCGTTTTCCTGCACGATTTCAAGCCCATGGTCATGCCGGCCTCGGAGTCCATACTGCTGCGCATCGGCAACTCCACCCAGGAAGCCTACCTGACTGTAGACGGACAGACCGGTTTTGTCCTAAAACCAGGTGATGAGCTGAGAGTCAAAAGATATCATGTGGACCTGCAGCTTCTCATGTGCCGCGATGAGGGTTTTATAAACAAGCTCAGGTATAAAAAGTTTTTTATCAGGGGGTAG
- a CDS encoding DVU0524 family FlgM-associated protein produces the protein MTINQSLVKNMFQNYDRQLVNGRKLSRLSRYLRDPQGEDPHSTSREKKRRAMVERVAREIVENLITADTQNQIVKEIKAELRRETDEDLIFHYPPTGEDMKVLKPGADGPEELSMQEKDIILRKLWEITLDKVNETML, from the coding sequence ATGACAATTAATCAGTCCCTGGTAAAAAACATGTTTCAAAACTATGATCGCCAGCTGGTCAACGGGCGTAAACTCTCCCGGCTGTCCAGATACCTGCGTGATCCCCAGGGAGAAGACCCACATTCAACATCCAGAGAAAAAAAGAGAAGAGCCATGGTGGAGAGAGTAGCCAGAGAAATAGTTGAAAACCTGATCACAGCCGATACCCAGAACCAGATAGTAAAAGAGATCAAGGCCGAACTGCGCCGGGAAACCGATGAAGACCTGATCTTTCATTATCCTCCCACAGGCGAGGACATGAAAGTTTTAAAACCCGGAGCGGACGGCCCGGAAGAACTGAGCATGCAGGAAAAAGACATAATTCTTCGCAAGCTCTGGGAGATAACCCTGGACAAGGTAAACGAAACAATGCTCTAA
- the flgM gene encoding flagellar biosynthesis anti-sigma factor FlgM yields MQIKGFPTGIQTYEQSKTEKTKADKGSSQGSSQAQSGDRVTLSQGAKLHQTAMKAAGNSDEVRMEKVQNLKERVADGSYQPDARRTAEKMIREDLENWMGGATNE; encoded by the coding sequence ATGCAGATAAAAGGATTTCCCACCGGGATTCAGACATATGAGCAGTCCAAGACAGAAAAGACCAAGGCGGACAAGGGCTCCAGCCAGGGCTCATCCCAGGCCCAGAGCGGAGACAGGGTCACCCTGTCCCAGGGGGCGAAGCTGCACCAGACCGCCATGAAGGCGGCAGGCAACAGTGATGAAGTCAGGATGGAAAAGGTGCAGAATCTCAAGGAGCGGGTTGCAGACGGATCATATCAGCCGGATGCCCGCAGGACCGCCGAGAAGATGATCCGCGAAGATCTTGAAAACTGGATGGGTGGAGCTACAAATGAGTAA
- the fliW gene encoding flagellar assembly protein FliW — MDQTEQKKVDTRLGQFILEEDKSIHFPRGLIGMERFKEFALLQIKPDSPFLLLQSLDDSRLGLLVADPFSFIREFEVRLSSVEENVLQVEDKKDLAIMVTVSIPSGNPESATLNLSGPIVINSKKKLGLQSVQAEPGTRSRVLLSELKSVPDHSDITHL; from the coding sequence ATGGACCAGACAGAACAGAAAAAAGTAGACACAAGACTGGGACAGTTCATCCTGGAGGAGGACAAGTCCATTCACTTTCCCCGCGGTCTCATCGGGATGGAACGCTTTAAGGAGTTCGCCCTGCTGCAGATAAAGCCGGATTCGCCTTTTCTGCTGCTGCAGAGTCTGGATGATTCCAGGCTGGGCCTGCTTGTGGCTGATCCTTTCTCGTTTATCAGGGAGTTCGAGGTGCGCCTGAGCAGCGTGGAGGAGAATGTTCTTCAGGTGGAAGACAAAAAAGATCTGGCCATCATGGTTACTGTTTCCATTCCCAGCGGCAACCCAGAATCCGCCACCCTGAATCTCAGCGGTCCTATAGTGATAAATTCCAAAAAAAAGCTCGGCCTGCAGAGTGTGCAGGCCGAGCCGGGAACCAGAAGCCGGGTACTTCTTTCGGAATTAAAAAGCGTACCCGACCATTCCGATATTACTCATTTGTAG
- the csrA gene encoding carbon storage regulator CsrA, protein MLILTRRAGESIHLGEDIIISVLSMKGKQVKLGIEVPEDLPVYREEVFKKIQQENEQAILACSQDFMAAADLWTRQNRKK, encoded by the coding sequence ATGCTTATACTGACACGTCGCGCCGGGGAAAGCATTCACCTGGGCGAAGACATAATCATATCCGTGCTGAGCATGAAGGGCAAGCAGGTCAAGCTGGGAATAGAAGTGCCCGAAGACCTGCCGGTGTACCGGGAAGAGGTGTTCAAAAAGATTCAACAGGAAAACGAGCAGGCTATACTGGCCTGTTCCCAGGACTTTATGGCGGCAGCTGACTTATGGACCAGACAGAACAGAAAAAAGTAG
- the flgL gene encoding flagellar hook-associated protein FlgL — protein sequence MRVSHSMMYDNFMQNMNRSTTELMELNKQASSQKKVNKPSDDPVGMSRILGYRDSISALDQYQSNVDTAKGWLNLADETLMQASNLLIRAKELAEQGATGTLSPEQREILAGEVEQVFDQMLNLANTRYEGKSIFAGHKTDGSAFEKLEKGSVESNQDQLPDKLEVADDDTGSFVSGHLNEGVKVTFSKDEEYTLDPDKIVSEKGTDSERAKLEIDLGYPPPAGFKINELNLVDEDGSGINLEDSGFDSIHALVAALSGNDYIHDVEYIDSGEDKGKLIIYGDSGEEINVSGDFTLTEVTYQLETMDGKQISEDPQRLQWDEDRDAYKIQFSMEDDEENEEDQEQITIRFDPDFDPLDSGQISFDEDDDPKLWFMPTRPAVEYKGDDEDTNNFSVYAEKLEKDDVEVFGSFDKNVNLRIDKKIDEDGNVEGEDADYSGGDLARIEYSYSLDGGSTWNEGNTTTNNRFMVPGGRVEVEDDLDRLSTGDQINIRPHKASINFEISAGDNIQVNGIGKDIFGGIYKNSDGEYVKDPEGPENVFETLGELIGYLENDDEEGIQRSLANIDDTLKHISSELASVGARENRLDVASTVLSGLEHNEKERLSKIEDVDVAELMSRLMNQQMTYEAVLRSSSMIMQMSLVNHL from the coding sequence ATGCGAGTTTCCCACAGCATGATGTATGACAATTTCATGCAGAACATGAACCGGTCCACCACCGAACTTATGGAGCTGAACAAGCAGGCCTCCAGTCAGAAAAAGGTGAACAAGCCTTCGGACGACCCTGTGGGCATGTCCAGGATTCTCGGTTACCGTGATTCCATATCCGCCCTGGATCAGTACCAGTCCAACGTGGATACGGCCAAAGGGTGGCTCAACCTGGCAGACGAAACCCTGATGCAGGCCAGTAACCTGCTTATCCGGGCCAAAGAACTGGCCGAGCAGGGTGCTACAGGTACCCTGAGCCCTGAGCAACGGGAGATCCTGGCCGGTGAAGTAGAGCAGGTCTTCGACCAGATGCTCAACCTGGCCAATACAAGGTACGAGGGCAAAAGCATCTTTGCCGGGCACAAGACCGATGGTTCAGCTTTTGAGAAGCTTGAAAAGGGAAGCGTTGAAAGCAACCAGGACCAGTTACCGGACAAACTGGAGGTAGCAGATGACGATACCGGCAGTTTTGTCAGTGGACATCTAAATGAGGGTGTAAAGGTTACATTCAGCAAAGATGAGGAATATACTCTTGATCCAGACAAAATTGTTTCCGAGAAAGGCACGGATTCAGAGCGGGCTAAGCTGGAAATTGATCTTGGATATCCCCCGCCCGCGGGATTTAAGATCAATGAACTAAATCTGGTAGATGAAGACGGCAGTGGCATTAACTTGGAGGATTCTGGATTCGACAGTATTCACGCTCTGGTAGCTGCGCTTAGCGGGAACGATTATATTCATGATGTAGAATACATTGACAGTGGTGAAGATAAAGGAAAACTTATTATCTATGGAGATTCCGGGGAGGAGATTAATGTCAGTGGCGACTTTACTCTTACAGAGGTTACTTATCAGCTGGAGACCATGGACGGTAAGCAAATAAGCGAGGATCCACAAAGGCTGCAGTGGGATGAGGACCGAGATGCCTACAAAATTCAGTTCAGTATGGAAGATGACGAGGAGAATGAAGAAGATCAAGAACAGATTACAATAAGATTTGATCCTGATTTTGACCCCCTTGATTCCGGACAGATAAGTTTTGATGAGGATGACGATCCAAAGCTGTGGTTCATGCCCACCCGGCCGGCGGTGGAATACAAGGGAGATGACGAGGATACCAATAACTTTTCAGTGTATGCAGAGAAGCTGGAAAAGGATGATGTGGAAGTCTTTGGCTCCTTTGATAAGAACGTAAATCTGCGGATAGACAAAAAGATTGATGAAGATGGCAATGTCGAAGGCGAGGATGCTGACTACAGCGGAGGAGATCTGGCCAGAATAGAATATTCCTACAGCCTGGACGGCGGATCCACCTGGAACGAAGGCAATACTACCACCAACAACAGGTTTATGGTTCCGGGCGGAAGAGTGGAAGTAGAGGATGATCTGGATAGACTGTCAACTGGCGACCAGATAAATATCCGTCCGCACAAGGCGTCCATCAACTTCGAGATTTCAGCCGGGGATAATATCCAGGTCAATGGCATAGGCAAGGATATCTTCGGAGGGATTTACAAAAACAGCGACGGAGAATATGTAAAAGATCCCGAGGGTCCTGAAAATGTATTCGAGACTCTGGGAGAGCTTATAGGCTACCTGGAAAACGATGACGAAGAGGGTATTCAGAGATCCCTGGCCAACATAGACGATACCCTGAAGCACATCTCTTCGGAGCTTGCCAGCGTAGGAGCGCGGGAAAACCGGCTGGATGTGGCCTCAACTGTTTTGTCCGGTCTGGAGCATAATGAAAAGGAACGGTTGAGCAAAATCGAGGATGTTGATGTGGCAGAGCTCATGTCCAGGCTCATGAACCAGCAAATGACGTACGAAGCGGTACTCAGGTCATCTTCCATGATCATGCAGATGAGCCTGGTGAACCATCTCTAA
- the flgK gene encoding flagellar hook-associated protein FlgK, whose product MSGIHALMNSGRTALFANQSAIQTTGNNIANVNTEGYRRREVRLEEAMALDTAPGQIGTGVNAKEVFRHFDSFIETQYNDKSSDREMWQTMHEQLSSLEALFNESREGRMNEALADFWKDWQELSKRPDDNNVRTALLGNTGNLTQAFRSMDQDLTKNREQMDEFISQDVDRVNDILEEIAEINKLINVREVPGKVNLNELRDKRDLLVRELAEKVDINYMDKGGGDVTIQTKAGHTLVEGSETYRLKFEDSKTFSDLKSDFDGQIKYNGDSGYEFTIQVTEDGEIGGDAKFKVSLDGGKNWLTDDQGNTREFSAEDYDNRVTLPVDDMEIWFDDYSNNALAEGDEFTIVPKSGLYWESNTSSDMNITPQVMGDGNLNERRLTGGSLAGYFNFRDHYAGKYSEKLDALAESLAWEVNRIHSNGAGLEHMKYAEGTYQVNNLEAALGTPNAGLPHGEKLQNGNFTVHFYDEDGEVESMSPKFPTQDEMGNDPEDWTGNFDPDKHGLDHVMRAINELDNISAEPVNNRLTISADDDYEFSFSDDSTGLLAGLGINTFFQGHDASSLAVNEKVRDNIAHINAGSVNGAGEANVGDNTTAKNIAELQDRKVDITTSFEGTTSQTIQEYYNSLSGNVGSDTSMTKFNADYNKSLTDDLDRRQQEKSGVNLDEEMSNLIKYQHSYQAAARMISTADQMMQTLLGLKM is encoded by the coding sequence ATGTCAGGCATTCATGCACTTATGAATTCAGGCCGGACGGCTCTTTTTGCCAACCAGAGCGCCATTCAGACCACCGGCAACAACATAGCCAACGTCAATACTGAAGGCTACCGGCGCAGGGAGGTCCGCCTGGAAGAAGCCATGGCCCTGGATACGGCTCCGGGCCAGATCGGCACCGGGGTCAACGCCAAGGAGGTGTTCCGGCATTTTGATTCTTTCATAGAGACTCAGTATAACGACAAGTCCTCTGACAGGGAAATGTGGCAGACCATGCATGAGCAGCTTTCCAGCCTGGAAGCCCTTTTCAACGAGAGCCGCGAGGGCCGGATGAACGAGGCCTTGGCTGATTTCTGGAAGGACTGGCAGGAGCTGTCCAAAAGACCTGACGACAACAATGTCCGCACGGCTCTTTTGGGCAATACCGGCAATCTCACCCAGGCCTTCAGGTCCATGGATCAGGACCTGACCAAAAACCGGGAGCAGATGGACGAGTTTATAAGCCAGGATGTAGACCGGGTAAACGATATCCTGGAGGAAATCGCGGAAATCAACAAGTTGATCAATGTCCGGGAGGTTCCGGGCAAGGTCAACCTCAACGAGCTGCGGGACAAGCGCGATCTCCTGGTCCGTGAACTGGCCGAGAAAGTGGATATCAACTATATGGACAAGGGCGGCGGCGACGTAACCATCCAGACCAAGGCCGGCCATACCCTGGTGGAAGGAAGCGAGACCTACAGGCTCAAATTCGAGGACTCCAAGACCTTTTCTGATTTAAAATCGGATTTTGACGGACAGATTAAGTATAACGGCGATTCGGGATACGAATTTACCATCCAGGTGACCGAAGACGGGGAAATAGGAGGAGATGCAAAATTCAAGGTTTCCTTAGACGGAGGCAAAAACTGGCTTACTGATGATCAGGGCAATACCAGGGAATTTTCCGCAGAGGATTATGACAACCGGGTCACCCTGCCTGTGGATGATATGGAGATATGGTTTGACGATTATTCCAACAATGCACTGGCTGAAGGCGATGAATTCACCATAGTCCCCAAGAGCGGTCTTTACTGGGAGAGCAACACCTCTTCAGACATGAACATCACTCCCCAGGTCATGGGGGACGGGAACCTGAACGAAAGAAGGCTGACCGGAGGGTCCCTGGCCGGTTATTTCAATTTCCGGGATCACTACGCCGGCAAATACAGCGAAAAGCTGGACGCCCTGGCTGAGTCCCTGGCCTGGGAAGTAAACCGCATTCATTCCAATGGGGCCGGACTGGAGCACATGAAGTACGCTGAGGGCACCTACCAGGTAAACAACCTTGAAGCAGCTCTGGGCACCCCCAATGCTGGGCTTCCTCACGGAGAAAAGTTGCAGAACGGGAATTTCACTGTCCATTTTTATGATGAGGATGGGGAGGTTGAGTCTATGTCTCCAAAGTTTCCCACTCAAGATGAGATGGGGAATGATCCCGAAGATTGGACTGGAAATTTTGATCCGGACAAACACGGTTTGGATCATGTAATGAGAGCAATTAACGAATTGGACAATATCAGCGCAGAACCCGTCAACAACCGCCTAACGATTTCAGCAGATGATGATTATGAGTTTTCTTTCAGCGATGACTCCACTGGTCTGCTGGCGGGGCTGGGCATCAACACTTTCTTCCAGGGTCATGATGCGTCCAGCCTGGCTGTCAACGAAAAAGTGCGCGACAATATCGCCCATATAAATGCCGGGTCGGTGAACGGAGCCGGCGAGGCCAATGTGGGGGACAATACCACAGCCAAGAACATTGCAGAACTGCAGGACAGGAAGGTGGATATAACCACCAGTTTTGAGGGCACTACATCCCAGACTATCCAGGAATATTATAATTCCCTGTCAGGAAATGTCGGATCGGATACCAGCATGACCAAGTTCAACGCCGATTACAACAAGTCGCTGACCGACGACCTGGACCGCAGGCAGCAGGAAAAGTCCGGTGTGAACCTGGACGAAGAGATGAGCAACCTCATCAAGTACCAGCATTCATACCAGGCCGCGGCCAGGATGATCAGTACTGCGGATCAGATGATGCAGACCTTGCTTGGCCTTAAGATGTAA
- the flgN gene encoding flagellar export chaperone FlgN encodes MDIMAGLKRQKLALKLLHLLLQEEYAALMNNQPDKVSSLEFSLQELVRQMIREKEDVINAVQEAGFEGLGDYISSLDKKRAQKHMDLMNQLQDEEKKMALQAMKNATMAKALSDQSTALAREFFQQVSPRKPDTYSADGRRYAELSREGGFIRGRM; translated from the coding sequence ATGGATATAATGGCCGGGCTGAAACGTCAAAAGCTGGCATTGAAGCTGCTTCATCTCCTGCTGCAGGAGGAGTATGCTGCTCTTATGAACAACCAGCCGGACAAGGTGTCCTCCCTGGAGTTTTCCCTGCAGGAACTGGTGCGTCAGATGATCCGGGAAAAGGAAGACGTGATAAATGCGGTCCAGGAAGCAGGATTCGAAGGTCTGGGAGATTATATTTCCAGCCTGGATAAAAAAAGAGCTCAGAAACACATGGACCTGATGAACCAGTTGCAGGACGAAGAAAAAAAGATGGCCCTGCAGGCGATGAAAAACGCCACCATGGCCAAAGCCCTTTCCGATCAGAGCACGGCCCTGGCCAGGGAGTTCTTTCAGCAGGTTTCACCCAGAAAACCGGATACTTATTCGGCTGATGGGCGAAGATACGCTGAATTGAGCAGAGAAGGAGGGTTCATCAGGGGGAGGATGTAA